The following are from one region of the Theropithecus gelada isolate Dixy chromosome 6, Tgel_1.0, whole genome shotgun sequence genome:
- the ZNF622 gene encoding zinc finger protein 622 — MATYTCITCRVAFRDADMQRAHYKTDWHRYNLRRKVASMAPVTAEGFQERVRAQRAVAEEESKGSATYCTVCSKKFASFNAYDNHLKSRRHVELEKKAVQAVNRKVEMMNEKNMEKGLGLDSVDKDAMNAAIQQAIKAQPSMSPKKASPAPAEEARSAVAVGTGGRGTHDRDPSEKPPRLQWFEQQAKKLAKQQEEGSEEEEDLDGDDWEDIDSDEELECEDTEAMEDGVEQDAEEEEAEEGPPLGAIPIRDCLFCSHHSSSLMKNVAHMTKVHSFFIPDIEYLSDIKGLIKYLGEKVGVGKICLWCNEKGKSFYSTEAVQAHMNDKSHCKLFTDGDAALEFADFYDFRSSYPDHKEGKDPSEAEELPSEKNLEYDDETMELILPSGARVGHRSLMRYYKQRFGLSRAVAVAKNRKAVGRVLQQYRALGWTGSTGAALMRERDMQYVQRMKSKWMLKTGMKNNATKQMHFRVQVRF; from the exons ATGGCGACGTACACCTGCATAACTTGCCGGGTGGCGTTCCGCGACGCGGACATGCAGCGGGCCCACTATAAGACGGACTGGCACCGCTACAACCTGCGGCGTAAGGTGGCCAGCATGGCCCCAGTGACCGCCGAGGGCTTCCAGGAGCGAGTGCGGGCGCAGCGGGCCGTAGCGGAGGAGGAGAGCAAGGGCTCGGCCACCTACTGTACTGTTTGCAGTAAGAAGTTTGCATCTTTCAACGCCTACGACAACCACCTCAAGTCCCGGCGGCACGTTGAGCTGGAGAAGAAGGCCGTGCAGGCCGTGAATCGGAAAGTGGAGatgatgaatgaaaagaacatgGAGAAAGGACTGGGCTTGGACAGTGTGGACAAGGATGCCATGAACGCCGCCATCCAGCAGGCCATCAAGGCCCAGCCGTCCATGTCTCCCAAGAAGGCGTCCCCAGCGCCTGCAGAGGAGGCCAGGAGTGCCGTAGCCGTGGGGACTGGTGGCCGTGGGACCCACGACCGAGACCCGAGCGAGAAACCACCCCGGCTCCAGTGGTTTGAACAGCAGGCGAAGAAGTTGGCAAAGCAGCAGGAGGAGGgcagtgaggaggaagaggacctGGATGGAGACG ATTGGGAAGATATTGATTCTGACGAAGAATTGGAATGTGAGGATACTGAAGCAATGGAGGATGGGGTGGAGCAGgatgcagaggaggaagaggctgaggaaggcccACCCCTTGGTGCCATCCCTATTAGGGACTGCTTATTTTGTTCCCATCATTCCAGCTCGCTCATGAAGAATGTGGCTCATATGACCAAAgtccacagtttctttattcctGATATAGAATATCTTTCAGATATTAAGGGACTGATTAAATACTTGG gaGAGAAAGTTGGTGTTGGAAAGATTTGCTTGTGGTGCAATGAGAAAGGGAAGTCCTTCTACTCCACAGAAGCTGTACAGGCGCATATGAATGACAAAAGCCACTGTAAGCTCTTCACAGATGGCGATGCTGCTTTGGAATTTGCAGACTTCTATGATTTTAG GAGTAGCTACCCAGATCACAAGGAAGGGAAGGACCCCAGTGAGGCTGAAGAGTTGCCCTCAGAAAAGAACTTGGAATATGATGATGAAACCATGGAATTGATTCTGCCTTCTG GTGCCAGAGTGGGTCATCGCTCCTTGATGAGATACTACAAACAGCGATTTGGCTTGTCCAGAGCTGTGGCAGTTGCCAAAAATCGGAAGGCCGTGGGCCGAGTACTTCAGCAGTACAGAGCCCTGGGATGGACTGGCAGCACAG GAGCGGCTCTTATGCGAGAGCGAGACATGCAATATGTCCAAAGGATGAAATCAAAATGGATGCTGAAGACAGGAATGAAGAACAATGCCACCAAGCAGATGCACTTTCGGGTCCAAGTGAGGTTCTGA